A single window of Anaerocolumna chitinilytica DNA harbors:
- a CDS encoding FadR/GntR family transcriptional regulator has product MEGHVSQEKSYMKVIDFIKKQIRNGELTIGGRLPAERELSETLGISRNSVREAIRSLDIMGVISSQQGAGNFLIGNFENNLVESLSMMFLLNQIDYKQISQLRRALEMEALMLAIDNITEEEIETLRKVIFQLEKETEENNVILDKKMHYNIAQASKNTLIINVLEALSEVLDKFIVDLRREILSEDDSRKILMEAHNGMIESLITKDKNLAYESINKHFGVIDEKLDKKGVEIVKKDL; this is encoded by the coding sequence ATGGAAGGACATGTATCTCAGGAGAAATCCTATATGAAGGTAATTGATTTCATAAAAAAACAAATACGAAACGGTGAACTTACCATCGGAGGCAGACTGCCAGCGGAAAGAGAACTATCAGAAACATTGGGGATAAGCCGTAATTCTGTAAGAGAAGCAATCCGCAGCCTGGATATTATGGGGGTGATATCAAGCCAGCAAGGAGCAGGTAATTTCCTAATCGGAAACTTTGAAAATAATCTGGTAGAATCTCTGTCCATGATGTTTTTATTGAATCAGATAGATTATAAACAAATCAGTCAGCTGCGCAGGGCTCTTGAGATGGAAGCCTTGATGTTAGCTATTGATAACATTACGGAGGAAGAAATCGAGACTCTCAGAAAAGTTATTTTCCAACTAGAAAAAGAAACAGAAGAAAACAATGTCATCCTGGATAAAAAAATGCATTATAATATCGCTCAGGCATCAAAGAATACTTTAATCATTAATGTACTTGAGGCACTTTCTGAAGTATTGGATAAATTCATTGTAGATTTAAGAAGAGAAATATTAAGTGAAGATGACAGCAGAAAAATCCTGATGGAAGCTCATAATGGGATGATTGAGAGTTTAATTACAAAGGATAAAAATCTTGCTTATGAATCTATTAACAAACATTTTGGCGTTATTGACGAAAAATTAGATAAAAAAGGCGTAGAAATAGTGAAAAAAGACCTATAA
- a CDS encoding electron transfer flavoprotein subunit beta/FixA family protein — MNILVCIKQVPDSNKVEVDPVTGVLKRNGVESKMNPYDLYAIETALRIKEKQGGSITALTMGPNQAAGIIREAFAMGVDYGVLISDRKFGGADVLATSYTISQGIMKSGEYDLILCGKQTTDGDTAQVGPEVAEWMGIPSLSNVSKIVELKEDSIIVEMDMTHEIEIAEIKYPCLLAVDKDIFIPRLPSYVKKQETKDREITVITLADLDDKEEKHYGLNGSPTQVQRIFPPEVNDHREVWNGDGSELTGRLLHKLKELKFA; from the coding sequence ATGAATATTTTAGTGTGTATCAAACAAGTGCCTGACAGCAATAAGGTTGAGGTGGATCCGGTTACCGGAGTTTTGAAGAGAAACGGTGTGGAATCTAAGATGAATCCATATGATCTATATGCTATTGAAACGGCACTTCGCATTAAGGAGAAGCAGGGAGGAAGCATTACTGCCTTAACCATGGGACCAAATCAAGCAGCTGGAATTATAAGAGAAGCTTTTGCCATGGGAGTGGATTATGGCGTCTTGATATCAGACAGGAAATTTGGCGGGGCTGATGTTCTAGCGACAAGTTATACCATATCTCAAGGGATTATGAAGTCCGGTGAGTATGATTTAATCTTATGCGGGAAGCAAACAACAGATGGCGATACTGCCCAGGTTGGCCCTGAAGTGGCTGAATGGATGGGAATTCCAAGCCTCTCCAACGTCTCAAAGATTGTGGAATTAAAAGAGGATTCCATCATTGTGGAGATGGATATGACCCATGAGATAGAAATTGCAGAAATAAAATACCCTTGTTTACTGGCTGTTGATAAAGATATATTTATTCCCAGGCTCCCCTCCTATGTGAAAAAACAGGAGACAAAAGACAGGGAGATAACAGTTATAACTCTTGCAGATTTGGATGACAAAGAGGAAAAGCATTATGGGTTAAATGGTTCTCCAACTCAGGTGCAGCGTATTTTCCCTCCGGAAGTAAATGACCACAGGGAGGTCTGGAACGGTGACGGCTCTGAGCTAACAGGCAGACTGCTTCATAAGTTGAAAGAACTTAAATTCGCATAA
- a CDS encoding class I SAM-dependent DNA methyltransferase, with translation MGNTEIFDAMANEYDTTERIQIAKLASDAIRESLINGKEKQAIDFGCGTGLVGMNLLNEFKRILFLDSSQSMIDQIKKKITEYDIVKADTVCFDLEKEKSSPFHADYIFMVQVLLHIKETDFVLSRLFEMLNPGGHLLIVDFNKNEDIISDLVHNGFDQNELTVLLKNIGFQKIQSKTFYSGSKIFMNKDASMFILDAMK, from the coding sequence ATGGGTAATACGGAAATATTTGATGCAATGGCAAATGAATATGACACTACTGAAAGAATCCAAATTGCTAAACTTGCATCCGATGCTATTAGAGAAAGTCTAATAAATGGAAAGGAGAAGCAGGCAATTGATTTTGGATGTGGAACCGGTCTTGTTGGTATGAATCTGTTAAATGAGTTTAAAAGAATTCTTTTTTTGGATTCATCCCAAAGTATGATTGATCAGATAAAGAAAAAAATTACGGAATATGACATTGTAAAGGCAGATACAGTATGCTTTGACCTGGAGAAAGAGAAATCATCCCCATTCCATGCAGATTATATATTTATGGTTCAAGTACTGCTTCATATTAAGGAAACTGATTTTGTTTTATCTAGACTTTTCGAGATGCTAAACCCTGGGGGTCATTTATTAATTGTAGATTTCAATAAAAATGAAGATATTATTTCCGACCTGGTTCATAATGGCTTTGACCAGAACGAACTAACTGTACTCCTAAAAAATATAGGCTTTCAAAAAATTCAATCGAAAACTTTTTATTCCGGGAGTAAAATATTTATGAATAAAGATGCATCTATGTTTATACTTGATGCAATGAAATAG
- a CDS encoding Ig-like domain-containing protein — protein sequence MKKLKGFLSAILFLLLITMYGSFLFPGINAVAEAATIKISHTEISLPVNSTKTIAITGTSKKVTWSSGNSKVATVNSNGLITAKSEGTTTITAYVSGKKLNCKVNSYIPMSISSKAFNLNTKKNCSLEVIGTTKKPTWSSSNVKIATVSKYGTVTGVSKGSAIITAMVGNKKFSSKVTVLEPITINTKTITLTEGQNYNLKINGISYRAVWSTSNSSIAAVSIYGTVTALKEGKVTITAFVDGEKLNCVITVKKPTGISEYSFLLKAGESSVLTPAVITVTPTLTPTATPTETPDVTVTPTDTHDVTVTPTETPDVTVTPSADNSEITMSLSDTSSEASPTPEAIQWNSSNPQVASVSENGEVKGIKPGTAIITATYNNQTFTYQAIVLSQYNPYIGKAPFSVKQETYENISYLLPSNWEIETDQTVNGEASMAYNATDSSNIIITFEKNSTYAPNYFSAKKELKGVYSLNSVKLMYDSIFKDTGISYSIKNYVQSDYQSDNGPVLKTQYTATIDGQKITQTIYDLYLGKYSIEIVVSDNSKGSTIQKMGEFILNSITMKN from the coding sequence ATGAAAAAATTAAAGGGTTTCCTGTCTGCTATTTTATTCTTGTTATTAATCACGATGTATGGCAGCTTTCTATTCCCGGGTATAAATGCTGTTGCCGAAGCAGCAACTATTAAAATCAGTCACACTGAAATTTCCCTTCCTGTTAACTCAACGAAGACAATAGCAATCACCGGTACCTCAAAGAAAGTAACCTGGTCGTCCGGGAATTCGAAGGTTGCAACAGTTAATTCTAACGGATTAATAACCGCTAAATCAGAAGGAACAACAACGATAACCGCTTATGTTAGCGGCAAAAAGCTTAATTGCAAGGTAAATTCATATATTCCAATGTCTATCAGCAGTAAAGCATTTAACTTAAACACTAAAAAGAACTGCTCCTTAGAGGTTATCGGAACAACGAAGAAACCTACCTGGAGTTCCAGTAATGTTAAGATTGCCACAGTTTCAAAATACGGTACAGTAACCGGTGTTTCAAAAGGTTCTGCAATAATTACCGCAATGGTTGGAAATAAAAAATTCTCCAGTAAAGTTACAGTCCTGGAACCAATAACTATAAATACAAAAACAATTACATTGACAGAAGGTCAGAACTATAATCTTAAGATAAACGGTATATCATACCGGGCTGTATGGTCAACTAGTAACAGTTCCATCGCAGCTGTATCCATATATGGAACAGTTACAGCACTAAAAGAAGGTAAGGTAACAATAACAGCATTTGTAGATGGCGAAAAGTTAAATTGCGTAATTACAGTAAAAAAACCAACTGGTATAAGTGAATATTCCTTCCTGTTAAAGGCTGGGGAAAGTTCTGTACTAACTCCTGCTGTGATTACAGTAACTCCCACCCTTACCCCTACAGCAACACCTACAGAAACTCCTGATGTAACGGTAACTCCGACAGATACTCATGATGTAACGGTAACTCCGACAGAAACTCCTGATGTAACAGTTACTCCTTCAGCTGACAATAGTGAAATAACAATGTCTTTAAGCGATACTTCTTCAGAAGCATCTCCGACACCTGAAGCCATTCAATGGAACTCCAGTAACCCGCAAGTAGCTTCCGTTTCTGAGAATGGTGAAGTAAAAGGTATTAAGCCTGGTACCGCTATTATAACAGCGACCTATAATAATCAGACTTTTACTTATCAGGCTATTGTCCTTAGTCAATATAACCCTTACATTGGAAAGGCTCCTTTTAGCGTAAAGCAGGAAACCTATGAAAATATTTCTTATCTTCTTCCGTCAAATTGGGAAATCGAAACAGACCAGACGGTAAACGGAGAAGCCTCAATGGCTTATAATGCGACAGACAGTTCTAATATTATCATTACCTTCGAAAAAAACAGCACCTATGCACCAAATTATTTTAGTGCTAAAAAAGAGTTAAAAGGAGTTTATTCCTTAAACTCTGTAAAACTTATGTATGACAGTATATTTAAGGATACCGGAATTAGCTATAGCATAAAAAACTATGTCCAGAGTGATTATCAATCAGACAACGGACCAGTGTTAAAGACCCAGTATACAGCAACCATTGACGGTCAAAAAATAACTCAGACTATTTATGACTTGTATCTGGGTAAATATTCAATTGAAATCGTTGTTTCAGACAACAGTAAGGGAAGTACCATTCAAAAAATGGGTGAATTCATCCTCAATTCCATTACTATGAAGAACTAA
- a CDS encoding L-lactate permease yields the protein MKMIFDFALALLPIIWLIIALTALKIPGFKACSIALAIAYVLAVFVWHMPFTDSLSAVAEGAALALWPIIIVIIAAIFTYNVCVATGKMEIIKKMLAGVTKDKRILVLIIAWGFGGFMEGMAGFGTAVAIPASMLWGLGFDPVFAAIVCLIANATPTAFGSIGIPTTTLAKITGLNVIGLSTNTVILLAVLILLTPFVLVLLTGKNKRSLKGVVLITLISGVAFLIPEYLVAKYLGAELPVVIGSVCSMAATVLAAKFLGRGKVEQEYLLEDKKEEKVSVKEAFIAWSPFILIFLFLLGTSKLVAPFNELLATFKTTVSIYAGKGGAPYTFSWLATPGLWIMLAAFIGGKIQGISLKEMIIILKKTILQMMKTVITIIAIMATAKLMGYSGMIASISLVFVTYTGSFYPLFAPFLGSIGTFVTGSGTSSSVLFGGLQAETSTALGLNQSWITASNTAGAVMAKMISPQSIAIAVAAVKLEGKENKLLRGTINFYILFIVIVGIITYIGSRFLM from the coding sequence ATGAAGATGATTTTTGATTTTGCATTGGCATTATTACCCATTATCTGGCTAATAATAGCACTTACAGCTTTAAAGATTCCGGGGTTTAAAGCTTGTTCCATTGCATTGGCAATAGCTTATGTACTTGCCGTATTCGTGTGGCATATGCCGTTTACCGACAGTCTGAGTGCAGTAGCAGAAGGGGCAGCTCTTGCATTATGGCCAATTATTATTGTTATTATTGCAGCCATATTTACCTATAATGTTTGTGTTGCCACAGGTAAGATGGAGATAATCAAAAAAATGCTGGCCGGTGTAACAAAGGACAAAAGGATACTCGTGCTTATTATCGCCTGGGGCTTTGGCGGTTTTATGGAAGGAATGGCAGGTTTTGGAACTGCTGTTGCCATTCCTGCCAGTATGCTATGGGGATTGGGATTTGATCCGGTATTTGCTGCTATCGTTTGTCTGATTGCCAACGCAACACCGACAGCCTTTGGCTCCATCGGGATTCCCACTACAACACTGGCTAAGATTACCGGACTTAACGTAATTGGCCTTTCCACCAATACGGTTATTCTTTTAGCAGTACTTATTTTATTAACACCTTTTGTTTTAGTCTTATTAACAGGAAAAAACAAAAGAAGCTTAAAAGGCGTCGTACTCATTACACTTATTTCCGGAGTAGCTTTCCTGATACCGGAATACCTGGTTGCAAAATATTTAGGTGCAGAGCTTCCCGTTGTTATCGGTTCTGTCTGTTCCATGGCAGCTACAGTTCTGGCAGCCAAATTTCTTGGCAGAGGAAAGGTTGAACAAGAATATCTCTTAGAGGATAAGAAGGAAGAAAAAGTTTCAGTTAAGGAAGCTTTCATTGCCTGGAGTCCATTTATTTTAATATTTTTATTCCTTCTTGGAACATCTAAGCTGGTAGCACCTTTTAATGAGCTTCTTGCTACTTTTAAAACTACTGTTAGTATTTACGCAGGAAAGGGTGGAGCACCCTATACATTTTCCTGGCTGGCAACACCTGGGCTTTGGATTATGCTCGCAGCTTTTATTGGCGGTAAGATACAGGGAATCAGTTTAAAGGAAATGATTATTATTCTAAAAAAAACAATTCTGCAGATGATGAAGACCGTTATAACGATTATTGCTATTATGGCAACAGCCAAATTGATGGGGTACAGCGGTATGATTGCTTCCATATCTTTGGTATTTGTTACCTATACCGGTTCTTTTTATCCTTTATTTGCACCTTTCTTAGGTTCTATCGGTACATTTGTAACCGGTAGCGGAACCTCCTCCAGTGTATTATTCGGTGGATTGCAGGCAGAAACTTCTACTGCATTGGGATTAAATCAATCCTGGATTACAGCTTCTAATACCGCAGGTGCAGTTATGGCAAAAATGATTTCACCTCAAAGTATTGCGATTGCTGTAGCTGCCGTTAAATTGGAAGGCAAAGAAAATAAGCTCCTAAGAGGAACAATAAATTTTTATATTTTGTTTATCGTGATAGTAGGAATTATTACTTATATAGGTTCAAGATTCTTGATGTAA
- a CDS encoding MGMT family protein, with the protein MEHSNIYEKIYEVVADIPVGKVATYGQVAWMAGHPGAHRVVGYAMSRVPEGLGLPCHRVVNKAGEMAPLHVFGGEGKQRLLLEQEGVIFLKNGHIDMKKCQWNIFESEESS; encoded by the coding sequence ATGGAGCATTCAAATATATATGAGAAAATTTATGAAGTTGTAGCAGATATTCCTGTAGGTAAAGTTGCTACTTATGGACAGGTTGCCTGGATGGCCGGGCATCCAGGAGCTCATCGGGTGGTAGGTTATGCAATGAGTAGAGTTCCTGAAGGGCTAGGTCTCCCCTGCCATAGAGTTGTAAATAAAGCAGGAGAGATGGCTCCTCTTCATGTCTTCGGAGGAGAAGGCAAACAACGTTTATTACTGGAACAGGAAGGAGTTATCTTTCTGAAAAACGGACATATTGATATGAAAAAGTGTCAATGGAATATATTCGAATCGGAAGAAAGCTCCTAG
- a CDS encoding GGDEF domain-containing protein, whose protein sequence is MEWIKEGLKLLISRSDKEQLEFEKYNSLLVLRRIRLISLATIFLSVFWACMDWIIIDKGADRIYTTTLIVMHTISEVASAAFLIFYRRITANAKKNYRTIIIVIKVYVFLYILFGALSSINSQRYTGNIYSYIILLLITAIAFTLKPSFMIWAFGVNHIVFFIGLSILCKDTGQFLTKMVNATIFTGAAFLLCFIFYRNRMLEFFYRKQLKENEKELSNYAFIDSLTGILNRRMGSKKLEDLFKEAQKTSMEFVLCYLDINDLKYVNDTYGHNEGDRYILTFCDIIKDVLKEEDIFFRMGGDEFIVVFKDRNKEQVENIWNGLVKKIHEKNAHGELPYQIVVSHGLIYYRTGMDCSLEEMIEKADILMYKEKQILKKNINT, encoded by the coding sequence ATGGAATGGATAAAGGAAGGCTTAAAACTTTTAATAAGTCGTTCGGACAAAGAACAACTTGAGTTCGAGAAATATAACAGTTTACTCGTACTTAGAAGAATACGGTTAATATCCCTTGCCACAATTTTCCTATCAGTCTTTTGGGCTTGCATGGATTGGATAATTATTGATAAAGGTGCCGACAGGATCTACACAACAACTTTAATTGTAATGCATACAATCAGTGAGGTCGCATCAGCTGCATTTCTGATTTTTTATCGACGGATAACCGCTAATGCAAAGAAGAATTATCGAACTATTATTATAGTAATTAAGGTATATGTGTTTTTATATATTCTATTTGGAGCATTATCTTCCATAAACAGTCAAAGGTATACCGGAAATATTTATTCATATATCATACTGCTGTTGATAACAGCGATAGCTTTTACTTTAAAACCATCCTTTATGATTTGGGCTTTCGGTGTAAATCATATTGTTTTTTTTATAGGTCTTAGTATCCTTTGTAAGGATACTGGTCAGTTTCTTACAAAAATGGTGAACGCAACAATTTTTACAGGGGCTGCCTTTTTACTTTGTTTTATTTTTTACCGTAATAGGATGCTGGAATTTTTCTATCGAAAACAACTAAAGGAAAATGAAAAAGAACTGAGCAACTATGCTTTTATTGACTCCTTAACAGGAATACTGAATAGGAGAATGGGTTCTAAGAAATTAGAAGATTTGTTTAAAGAAGCACAGAAAACTTCTATGGAATTTGTGCTTTGCTATTTAGACATAAATGATTTAAAATATGTTAATGATACTTATGGACACAATGAAGGGGATAGATATATTCTAACCTTCTGTGATATTATTAAGGATGTGCTGAAGGAAGAGGATATCTTTTTTAGAATGGGCGGTGATGAGTTTATCGTTGTGTTCAAGGACAGAAATAAGGAACAGGTAGAAAATATCTGGAACGGACTAGTTAAAAAAATTCATGAAAAAAATGCCCATGGAGAATTACCCTACCAAATTGTAGTAAGTCATGGGTTAATTTATTACCGTACCGGTATGGACTGTAGTCTAGAAGAAATGATTGAAAAAGCAGATATTTTAATGTACAAAGAGAAACAAATCTTAAAGAAAAATATAAATACATAA